The Chelonoidis abingdonii isolate Lonesome George chromosome 11, CheloAbing_2.0, whole genome shotgun sequence genomic interval tgcaaccccccctcaAATATGTagtgttttttaatgtataatactattataaatgctggaggcaaagcagggtttggggtggaggctgacagctaaCGACCCCCAGGAAATAAACTTgtgaccccctaaggggtcccgacccccagattgagaacccctgttctaaaccTTGAATGCTACAGACCTAACCATACTTAAATTCTTACTATGATTATTGCCTTGATGGACAGAAAGTTCATGTTAGGGCAACAAGGCTAATTTTGTGGACAAAGGGTGGGGCGTGTCTTAGACAGTTTCAGAGAAACCTTGGGTACTTAGTAGTGAGGTAATAAGCCTTTTAAGGAGTTAAATAGTCTCATCTCTTTTCGAAAGATTTTCTGAGAGCAAATGAGATTAAGGCACATTACCAGAATCCTGCAAAGTTATTTTTCTCCACACATCTGTGGAGGATTGACACTTGAaactaatgaaacaaaacaaaacaaaggcatGTGTTAGCACCACCCACTTTGGGGCCAGTGGGGGGAATAGCCAGTGTTTCAGATGAATGAGAGGAAAcccatgtatttaaaaaaacttccTCTTTATTGAAGGACTTCAACCACAGATTTTGAACAGACTTCCTAGAACTtcaaaaattattcaaaaatacaGGTTCAAAAATACATATCAAACAGTGTTAAAGCAGATGCCAAGCAAGTGGATATAGTGTCCACCAGGAATAAAGTCCAACATACCCCCTGGAGTAAAAGGTACAAGCAGCAACTATCACGtgccaaacaatgttaaaatatttatggTTCAACTGTTGAAGTCTAGATTTTGCAGTTAAAAATCTCTCTGCTCAAGTAGAACTCAGGAGAGCATTGACACACTCAGTGGGTAAGAATCATTGGGTTCTATACAACAGGATTTTCATATGTAAAGGCCAGACTCTAGTTTTGAGCCAAGTCATTTTCTACTAGCCACTATTGTCATGATGATGGGATTTGCTTGAAGTTAAATCGCCAGGAGTTTTAATGTATTGAAATATGtgtcagatattttaaaacaggAGACAAAACCCCCAAAGGTGCATGTATCTAAGAAAAGAGAGGGGGAGGTTCTATACACAGGTCAGACGTAACAGGTTCATTTTTCTGGCTTCTTTGGCAGTGGCCGTCGGAACAGCAGTATGTGAGGTTCTGAGAGAAGATGGAGAGCAGAGCATTAGGACAATCTGCAGGTTAAAATGCAAAGTGTTCTGTTCACTTATTCCCTAGTCTGCAATGTTTAGAGAGGGAATAAAACCACAGACCCAGAGCCCTGTAAATTGATACTGACAGTCTGATCTAATTTGCCAGAAGCCCCTTTAGCCAGGTGTGTCATTATATAGTCACATTATAGATTACATCTCCCCCATGAGCCAGCCAACAGCCCCAGAGGTCAAATGTGCTCAAGCTTACAGACAAAGGGAATCCCAGTTGGTTGACAATAGGACAACATCCCATCTTGCTACAAAGATCACTTCTACAATACcctgtccctctgtgcctcacttgGCATACTGAACACTCAGCCTCAATTCTTTCCCCAGGCCAGTTGGGTGACAGCTCTACTGTAAACAGCAGCCCCACTAGCATGCAGCAGGGTTTATATCCAATTAAAGGGGGGCAGGGATTCTCCTAGGAAGGAACTGCAATAGCAGGAATCTCTAAATTCTGATTTTGAAGTGGGTGCTGTCTCTTTCTGCAAAGCTCATCACCATTAGTGACAGAAGGATCGGCCTGTTGCAGACTTTTAGCATTGCAGGAAATTGGGATGTTCCTGCTGTTGAGTCAGTAAACCAGCGGGGGGCCAAATTCCACTCTCCTTACTTATattgaactcccactgaagtaattatGATTACACATGTGAACGCAGCACAAAACCTGCCCCATATCCGGTACCCAATATGATTTTGGCTTCCAGCCATCGCCAAGTGTGCCAAAACCCATCAAATCCAGCATCACGAAGTCTTGGTTTTTGTTCTAACTGGAATGAATATAACTTTAATCAAGATCCCAGGCTAGTAAAGTAGCCCATAGGCTTAGTGACATGAATCATGGCCAACTAACCTGGTTCGTGGATCATATAATGGACCCAGCCTTGGCTCTGTTGAACTCCTAAGTTCCTCCATTCTGATTCAGACATCAGGTGTGTTTTAGGGACCAGTTTGGCTATATCCTTTGGTAACATCACATGCCTGCAAGCAGGAGGAAGAATACAACATGACAACTCTGAAGGCAGATACTTTCCCCAGTTACCCAACAGCACTTTAATGGCTTGTTCTCCCAGGAGCCCCAACTCTCTCTttgtccccttcccccaggggcacagattcccaggccagaNNNNNNNNNNNNNNNNNNNNNNNNNNNNNNNNNNNNNNNNNNNNNNNNNNNNNNNNNNNNNNNNNNNNNNNNNNNNNNNNNNNNNNNNNNNNNNNNNNNNNNNNNNNNNNNNNNNNNNNNNNNNNNNNNNNNNNNNNNNNNNNNNNNNNNNNNNNNNNNNNNNNNNNNNNNNNNNNNNNNNNNNNNNNNNNNNNNNNNNNNNNNNNNNNNNNNNNNNNNNNNNNNNNNNNNNNNNNNNNNNNNNNNNNNNNNNNNNNNNNNNNNNNNNNNNNNNNNNNNNNNNNNNNNNNNNNNNNNNNNNNNNNNNNNNNNNNNNNNNNNNNNNNNNNNNNNNNNNNNNNNNNNNNNNNNNNNNNNNNNNNNNNNNNNNNNNNNNNNNNNNNNNNNNNNNNNNNNNNNNNNNNNNNNNNNNNNNNNNNNNNNNNNNNNNNNNNNNNNNNNNNNNNNNNNNNNNNNNNNNNNNNNNNNNNNNNNNNNNNNNNNNNNNNNNNNNNNNNNNNNNNNNNNNNNNNNNNNNNNNNNNNNNNNNNNNNNNNNNNNNNNNNNNNNNNNNNNNNNNNNNNNNNNNNNNNNNNNNNNNNNNNNNNNNNNNNNNNNNNNNNNNNNNNNNNNNNNNNNNNNNNNNNNNNNNNNNNNNNNNNNNNNNNNNNNNNNNNNNNNNNNNNNNNNNNNNNNNNNNNNNNNNNNNNNNNNNNNNNNNNNNNNNNNNNNNNNNNNNNNNNNNNgattggtcctgctttgagcagggggttggactagatgaccttctgaggtcccgacccccagattgagaacccctgttctaaaccTTGAATGCTACAGACCTAACCATACTTAAATTCTTACTATGATTATTGCCTTGATGGACAG includes:
- the CKS1B gene encoding cyclin-dependent kinases regulatory subunit 1, with translation GKGTKRELGLLGEQAIKVLLGNWGKYLPSELSCCILPPACRHVMLPKDIAKLVPKTHLMSESEWRNLGVQQSQGWVHYMIHEPEPHILLFRRPLPKKPEK